GGCCGGAGGTACTGTGAGCGCCATGTCGGAACATTATCGGACGGGTGGCACCGTTGCTCAGACAGGAGTGGGGAACTCCTGGTCTGCGGGCAAAGAATTGCACCACGGTTTCTGGTATGGAATCGGTCCAATGACATGTTGCGCTGGTCGCGTTGGCGATGCCAATCAGTCGGGCGATGACGAACCCACAATTGGCGATGTCACGACCATGATTGATGCGAAGTTCATTTCCGGCAGTTGCGCCGGCATTCTGGACTGCCTGGAAGAGGCGGATATCAACCAGTCTGGCGGTTCGAATCCTGTCTGTGAGGATATCTCGATTGGCGACATCACCATCCTGATCGACTATCTGTTCATCACCGGCCCGGCGCTGGGATTGCCGGATTGTTTGTGACGATACGCCTTGTGACCGGAACATGACGTCCGGCTCGTTGGCATTGACTTACATCTCGTGCATGGTGGACGAGGACCACTATCAAGTCGGTGGCCGACTCCACCATGCACAAGATAGTGTCGGGACCTCAGGGGTCCCGACCTACGCAACGGCTGCTGATACGCCCATTCCAAAACACCACTAAAAGCATCCGCTTTCTCCGCAAAACAGGATAAACGGGCCAACTATTCCTTGCAAAAGAAGGTACGCAGGGGTATTTTGGAGTGTCGCGAAAATACAAACCTGCAAAGGAGATTCCTATGGGACGATGGGTAATCCTGCTCGCACTTCTCCTCTGTGTCAGCACGGCCTACACGGCCACCATTCTGGTACCCCAGGACCAGCCGACTATTCAGGCGGCAGTCAATGTCGCCGGCCCCGGTGATATGATCGTAGTCGCGGCTGGCACGTACGTAGAACAGATACGGATTGACGGCAAGAACCTGACTCTGCAAGGGGCAGGGGCAGGCCAGTCGATTATCGAGGCGGTGGCTCTCGGGAGCCGGACCACTTATTCGATCACCCAGTGGGACGGCTCAACTCGTACCATTGACGCGTGCATCGGTGTCACCGGTTCGACCGTGGCCATCAGTGGTTTCACGGTCGACGGCAAGGCGCTCGGCCCGGACAATTTCTACGGCGTTCATTTCTACAACAGCGATGGGTCGGTCACCGGCTGTAACATTACGAACATCACCGATGCGGTCGGCACGGGGAGTTCCCGGGTGGTCGGGATTGCGGTTACGCACGGGATGATCGGAAGCTGCACGGTCGACGTCACGTCCAACACCCTGACGCCGTTCCAGAAGGGCGGTATCGTGTTGATGGGGCCGTCTACGGTCGGGACAATTGACAACAACACCGTTATCGGCGGCGGCACAACGATTGTAGCTCAGAACGGTATTCAGATAAGCTACGGTGCCACAGCTACGCTTACCGGCAACCAGGTGAGTATGGTCGCGTATCCCGGCACCGATTGGGCGGGCACTGGGATACTGCTTTTTGAATGTGGCGATGTGACCGTTACGGGCGGCACGCTCGCCGGTTGCGAGATAGCGATCGGGCACTCGCAATGGAACTGGATTTACACGCCGCCGGCCACCCCGACAATCACAATCGATGAAGTCACCTTGAATCAGAACGAGTGGGGTGTAACGACTCACCTGGGCGACGCGGGCGCCTCGCTTGAGCTGGAAGTGTCGGAATGCATAATCAGCAACACGATCAACTCCGGCGTAGACCTCTACGGCTCCGGAGTCGACCCGTGGGGAGGCTCGTACTACAGCGGCTGGACCAACGGGAGCCTTATTGCCCGAGTTCACGATAACACAATTGTCAACGGCGAGGTCGGCCTCGCCGAAGTCGTGGTTATTCCCACCGGCAACACGGTGACCTGCGCGGTCAACCGCAACGACCTGGGCGGCAATTCGTCACATGGCGTCTACAACAACTTCACGAACATGATCGACGCTACCGCCAACTGGTGGGGCGATGCCTCCGGGCCGGGATTCAGCCTCAAGGCCGCAGACTATACGCCAAGGCCCCGTCCGGTTGCCACGCCGTACGCCCCCGGCGAAGCCGGTGTGCCCGAGGGACTGATCTATGCGGGTGGCGGCGTCGCGAGCAAGGGTTCCGGATCGCCGGTTTCATCGGCGGTCGACTACTCACCCTGGTGGGGCGGCAATTACCTGGACGATCCGCATACGACCTCGTGGAATTGGTGTGTCGATCCTACCAACGGCTCAACCATAATGGAAGGCGTGAATGTCGCCTCGGCCGGTGATGAGGTCTACGTGTACGCGGGAACATACGAGGAGCAAGTGGTCATCGCGAAGCCGATGACTTTGGCCGGAGTGGACAAAGCCCAGGTAACGCTGCAGTCGCCCCCAAGCCTGCCGCAGTACTTTACTACCGCCGCCGCGAATCACCCGATCATATACGTGAACAGTGCGGACGTTGACATAAGTGATCTGTCGATTGACGGCCTCGCGCGCGGCAACAACAACTACCGCTTTGTCGGTATCGGCTTTTGGAATGCCGGCGGTTCGGTGACCAATGTCGATATCACCGGCGTGCGCGACGATCCATTCAGCGGCCAGCAGCATGGTGTCAGTATCTATGCTTTCAATAATACCGGTGGGCCGTATTATCTTGACATAACCGACGTCGCCGTGACCGACATTCAAAAAGCCGGCATCGTACTTGGCGGCGGCGGGCTGGTGGCGACAGTCACCGGCTGTTCGGTAACAGGTGTCGGTCCTACTGCGATCACAGCGCAGAACGGAATACAAGTGGGTTTCGGGGCGAACGGCACGATCACTGACTGCACGGTCGCCAATGTCGCTTACACCGGCGGCGATTGGGGCGCCAGCGGCATTCTGTTCTACGAGGCGGCCAACGGTGCCGTGGCTACAGGCAGCCTGGTCAGCGGGTCGCAGGCGGCGATCGTCTTCCATGAAACCAGCGGGTCAGCCAACGGCGCCACGGTGACACCATCGGGAACGAATGACGAGGAAGGGGTTAGTGTTCGTGATTACGGCAATGTCAAGGCGACGACTATGTTTCTGCGCCATCGGATGGCGTCGCCGCTCGAGGATCCCTATGTCGCCGACGATATCACCAAGGCCGCCGTTACGGTAGTTACGCTCAGCAATCTCGTTTTGAATGGTGTCGGCACCGCCGG
This window of the Candidatus Zixiibacteriota bacterium genome carries:
- a CDS encoding NosD domain-containing protein, whose product is MGRWVILLALLLCVSTAYTATILVPQDQPTIQAAVNVAGPGDMIVVAAGTYVEQIRIDGKNLTLQGAGAGQSIIEAVALGSRTTYSITQWDGSTRTIDACIGVTGSTVAISGFTVDGKALGPDNFYGVHFYNSDGSVTGCNITNITDAVGTGSSRVVGIAVTHGMIGSCTVDVTSNTLTPFQKGGIVLMGPSTVGTIDNNTVIGGGTTIVAQNGIQISYGATATLTGNQVSMVAYPGTDWAGTGILLFECGDVTVTGGTLAGCEIAIGHSQWNWIYTPPATPTITIDEVTLNQNEWGVTTHLGDAGASLELEVSECIISNTINSGVDLYGSGVDPWGGSYYSGWTNGSLIARVHDNTIVNGEVGLAEVVVIPTGNTVTCAVNRNDLGGNSSHGVYNNFTNMIDATANWWGDASGPGFSLKAADYTPRPRPVATPYAPGEAGVPEGLIYAGGGVASKGSGSPVSSAVDYSPWWGGNYLDDPHTTSWNWCVDPTNGSTIMEGVNVASAGDEVYVYAGTYEEQVVIAKPMTLAGVDKAQVTLQSPPSLPQYFTTAAANHPIIYVNSADVDISDLSIDGLARGNNNYRFVGIGFWNAGGSVTNVDITGVRDDPFSGQQHGVSIYAFNNTGGPYYLDITDVAVTDIQKAGIVLGGGGLVATVTGCSVTGVGPTAITAQNGIQVGFGANGTITDCTVANVAYTGGDWGASGILFYEAANGAVATGSLVSGSQAAIVFHETSGSANGATVTPSGTNDEEGVSVRDYGNVKATTMFLRHRMASPLEDPYVADDITKAAVTVVTLSNLVLNGVGTAGSYGAATWALGETAITTLLDSDIQGWDVGVVAYDDGAAASVTASHNRIYNNTFGFWTNSAFGAMAERNYWGSDHGPTHPTNPNGDGDEVTDFIDYEPWCNYDFTICDLTVGCCIGRVGDANGIGGDEPTIGDVTALVDMLFVSQQPVACIAEADINQSGGFHPVAENVTIGDVTELIDYLFITGPAVGILPDCM